The genomic stretch GGCGTCGGAGCAGTTCCTGGGTGCGGGCCGTCGCCTGTTCCCTGTCGTGCGCCAGCAGCAGTCGGCAGTCCTGGCCGTGGGCCGGGCGCAGGTGCGGGAGCCAGCCCAGCCAGGACCATTCGGCGGTGCGCTCCTCCAGCGGGCGCGCGCGGTCCGCGCTCAGCAGCACGATCTCCAGGGCGTCCGGCGAGTGCAGGGCGGCGAGCTGGGCGATCACCGCGCGGGCCAGCCCGGCCAGCCGCTCACGCGGGCCCGCGAGGCCGAGGGAGCCCGCTTCGCGCAGATCGGCGGTCACGGGTACGGCGGGCAGCAGCCCCGAGCCGTCGGGTGCCGCGCGGTCGGCGGTGCCGAGCCGGACGGTCAGCGCCTCCGGGTGTTCCGGCCCGCGCTCCCAGAGGCGGGGGCCGGGGCCGAGGGCGGTCAGCAGCAGGGCGGCGGGGTCCGGCCAGGTCTCCGGAAAGCGGTGGGCGGTCTCGGAGGCGGGGTGGGCGAGGGCTTCGGCGCCCTGGCCGTCGTAGCTCTCCCGGTCGGGCGAGCCCTGTTCCCCACGGCCGCCGGTCAGACGCCGCGCCCACGCCCCGATGCCCCCGCGCTTGCGCACGCCCTGCGGGGCGTCGGTGCCACGGAGGGGCGTGCCTTTGCGGCCACCGCGGTGCGCGCCCTCGTCGCCGGGGGCGCTGCCACGCGCGTGTGCCTCAGGGTGACGGTCGTCGCGCTCGGGGGTGCCGCCACGCGTGTCCGTGTGTGCGTCGGCGCGGTGGTCGCCGTGGGAACCCGCGTCACCCCGCGCGTGTGGATCGGTGGCCCGGAGCTCGCCGTGAGTGCTCACGCCCCCGCGGTCGCCCTGCGCGGACCTGCCCCCACGCGCGCGTGCGTCGGATTCACGGGCACCGGAACCGGCCGTACCCACGTCTCCAGTCGCGAACCCGGCCCCATGAGTGTCCCCACCCCGCGGTCCCGGCACCTCGGCGCCCCGCGCCCCCGGCGTCGCACCGTTCTCGATCCGAGGCGCCCCACCCTGCTCCGGCACCACGGGCGGCTCCACCGGACCGTGCTCCTGTGCCCCCGGAGTCGCCGAGGAGGCGCCCCAGGTGGCCGAGCCGTAGGTGTGGCGTGTTTCTCCGCGGGGGCCCTGTGGGGGCTCCACGCGCGTGGGGGTGGCCGAGAGGCGGATGTGGCCCTCGCCGTCGGGGACCGTCGGGACGCGAGCTCCTGGGCCGCCCGTCGGGGCGAGGCGCAGGGCCGACTCGCCGATGCGCAGGAGGGCGCCCGGGGCGAAGCGGACCGGGCGGGTGCCGATGCGGGCGCCGTCCACCGTCGTGCCGTTGGTGGAGCCCAGGTCGGCGATGGAGACGCGGCCGTCCGTGGCGACCGTCACCGTGCAGTGCAGCCGGGAGACGTCCGGGTCGTCGAGCGGGACGTCGGCGTCGGCGGAGCGGCCGACGTGGATCTGCCCGCCGTGCAGAAGATGGACGCCGCCCGCGTCGGGCCCGGCCACCACATGGAGCTGGGTCGGGGCGTCGTCGACCTCGGGATGTGCCTCGGGTTCGGCGGGGGCGCCCAGCGAGAGCACCGCGCCGTCGATCAGCGGCGGCTCGCCCAGGGTGCAGCGCGCGCTGTCGAGCCGCTCCGCGCCCACGAACACCACCACGGGACCGCCGCCGCGCTCGGACTCGCCCGCGCGGGAGGCGCCGCTGTCCGCCGAGACCGCCGAGGCGAGTGCCGACGCCACCGCGGCCAGGGCCGTGCCCGCGGGCGCCGTGACCAGGACGTCGCGGCTCGCGGTGCGGGCGGCGGCGGGGAGCGGGCCCAGCGGGTCTACGACGGTCAGCCGGATCTGCATCGCCGTCAGCGGTCCCTTCTGCGCGGGCACCCGCGAACGGGGACGACGCCCCGCGGTCCCCCACCGCGGACTTCCCCCACCGCCACACGAGCACATCGGCCAGTACGAAAGGCATCCTCGCACCTGCCACTGACAACACGCCCGCCGCCCGGTGACAAGTGATCTTGATTGGTCGGCTCTGCCCGCAAAAATGCCTGATCCTTGCCCTGCCCGTGATCACTTGAGATCGGTCACGCCCTGGTTCGGCAACCAAACGGAACGGCTCAAGCGTCTTTCCTGCGAACCTCTGTTTCGATCCGCCCGGCACTACAGTGGGTCGGAACATCGGAACACCATTCAGGCAATCAGCAGGGAGCGCGTGACGTGCGGCCAGTCGGCAGCAAGTACCTGCTCGAGGAGCCGCTCGGACGCGGCGCCACGGGCACCGTCTGGCGAGCCCGCCAGCGTGAGACCGCGGGCGCCGAGGCGGCCGTGCCCGGCCAGCCCGGCGAGACCGTCGCGATCAAGGTCCTCAAGGAGGAGCTGGCCAGCGACGCCGACATCGTCATGCGGTTCCTCAGGGAGCGGTCCGTCCTGCTCCGTCTGACCCACCCGAACATCGTCCGGGTCCGTGACCTGGTCGTCGAGGGTGAGCTGCTGGCGCTGGTCATGGACCTCGTCGACGGTCCCGACCTGCACCGCTACCTGCGCGAGAACGGCCCCTTCACCCCGGTCGCCGCATCCCTGCTCACCGCGCAGATCGCCGACGCGCTGGCCGCCAGCCACGCCGACGGCGTCGTCCACCGCGACCTGAAGCCCGCCAACGTCCTGCTCCGGCAGAACGGCGGCGAGATGCACCCGATGCTCACCGACTTCGGCATCGCCCGCCTCGCCGACTCCCCGGGCCTGACCCGCACCCATGAGTTCGTCGGCACGCCCGCGTATGTCGCGCCCGAGTCCGCCGAGGGCCGCCCGCAGACCTCCGCTGTCGACATCTACGGCGCCGGCATCCTGCTGTACGAGCTGGTCACCGGTCGTCCGCCGTTCTCCGGCGGCTCCGCCCTCGAAGTCCTGCACCAGCACCTGAGCGCCGAGCCGCGCCGCCCCTCCACCGTCCCCGACCCGCTGTGGACGGTCATAGAGCACTGTCTGTCCAAGAACCCGGACCGGCGGCCCAGCGCCGAGAATCTCGCGCGGGGCCTCAGGGTCGTCGCCGAGGGCATCGGGGTGCACTCGAACTCCGCGCAGATCGCCGCCGCCGAGGGCGTCGCCGCGCTGCTCCTGCCCGACCCGGCGCCCGCGACCGTGCCGGGCTCGGCCGACCCCACGCAGATGCTGCCGCACGGCGCCGGTGCCTTCGACCCGAACGCCGCGACCAGCGTGATGCCGCACACCGGGGGCCCGAACGGCGCCGCCGACCCCACCGCCGTACTGCCGAACCGGGGCGCGGCCGATCCGACCGCGGTCATGCCGCCGGTGCCGCCGGGGCAGCCCGGTGGGGCGCCGGAGGAGCCGCACCCCTGGCAGAACCAACTGCGGGCGGCGCGCGACCGTAACGAGCAGACGCAGGTCCAGTACCTCGACCCCAATCAGGACCCGCTGCGCCGCCGCCCCCAGCGGCAGGTCGCCCGGCCGCAGCAGCCGCCGCAGCGACAGGCTCAGCCGCAGCCCGGTTACGGCTATCCGCAGCAGGGACAGCCGCAGCAGTACGCCCCGCAGCAGCAGCCGCGCCCTCAGCAGCCGCAGCCGCAGCCGCAGCGGTACGCGCCGCCGCCGCAGCCTCAGGCGCCGCAGCGCGAGCCCCGGCAGCCGCGGCAGCGCAGCGCGAACCCGATGAAGATCCCCGGGCTCGGCTGCCTCAAGGGATGTCTGTTCACGATCATCATCCTGTTCGTGGCGGGCTGGCTGGTGTGGGAACTGAGTCCGCTTCAGGAGTGGATCGGCACGGGCAAGGGGTACTGGGAGCAGCTGTCCGACCTGTTCACCACGGTGACGGGCTGGATCGGTGACCTGGGCAGCACTACCTCGGGGCAGTAGACCCGCTCGACGGCTTGTCTGGAGATTTGTCGACACCTGGCGGGTGATTTCGGTCTCCGCGGTGAAGGTTGGCTCGTCGGACGCGTAGTTTTAGCGACAACACGCGTCTGTAGGAGCAGCCTTGGCACGGAAGATCGGCAGCCGGTACACCGCCCATCAGATCCTGGGGCGGGGCAGCGCCGGCACGGTGTGGCTGGGCGAGGGTCCCGAGGGGCCCGTCGCCATCAAGCTGCTGCGCGAGGACCTCGCGTCCGACCAGGAGCTCGTCGGGCGCTTCGTGCAGGAGCGGACGGCGCTGCTCGGTCTGGAACATCCCCATGTGGTGTCGGTCCGTGACCTCGTCGTCGACGGCAATGACCTCGCGCTGGTCATGGACCTGGTGCGGGGCACCGATCTGCGGACCCGGCTCGACCGTGACAAGCGGCTGGCGCCGGAGGCCGCGGTGGCGATCGTGGCGGATGTGGCCGACGGGCTGGCCGCCGCGCATGCCGCGGGGGTCGTGCACCGGGACGTGAAGCCGGAGAACGTCCTGCTGGACATGCAGGGGCCGCTGGGGCCCGGGGGCGCGCATCCGGCGCTGCTGACGGACTTCGGGGTCGCGAAGCTGATCGACTCGCCGAAGCGGACTCGGGCTACGAAGATCATCGGTACGCCGGACTATCTGGCGCCGGAGATCGTGGAGGGGCTGCCGCCGCGGGCGTCGGTGGACATCTACGCGCTGGCGACCGTGCTGTACGAGCTGCTGGCGGGCTTCACGCCGTTCGGCGGGGGGCACCCCGGCGCTGTGCTGCGCCGTCATGTGACCGAGACGGTCGCGCCTCTGCCCGGTATCCCCGACGAGCTGTGGCAGCTGATCGTGCAGTGTCTGGCGAAGGGGCCCGCGTCGCGGTTGCGGGCGTCGGAGCTGGGGGCACGGCTGCGGGAGCTGCTGCCGTTGGTGGCGGGGATGCCGCCGCTGGATGTGGACGAGCCGGACACCGAGCCGGTGGAGGAGGAGGCGGCGCCGTCGGAGCCCGCCCCCGCGGGGCCGGTGCGGCGGGGGGCGGTGCCGCTGGTGCCGGGGGCCAGGCCCGCGGACTCCAACCGGGACACCCATACGTCGATGAGGGTGCCGGGTCCCGACGAGCTGGCGGGCGGCGCACGCGGTACCGCGCGGGTCCCTCGCACCTCGGGCGCGCCCCGGCCGGGCTCCGCGCGCCATCGCGCGGCCACGCGTCGACGCCGCATCGCCCTGGGGACAGCGGCCGTGCTCCTGGCAGCCGCGGCGGGCGTCGGCACCTGGCTCGCCACCTCCGACGACGACGCGGACGCGACGCCCCAGGACACGAAGAACTCGGCACCCGCTACTCCGTGAGGCTGCGCCCCCAGACCCCCGCTGTCGGCACTGAGGGGGCCTCGTCCTCAAACGCCGGACGGGCTGAGCGGGGTCGGGGACCTCTCTGGAGCTGGTCGCTTGCCGTAGCCGTTACGCTGGAGGCGTGGCAGTCGTCGATGTATCCGAAGAGCTCAAGTCCCTCTCCTCGACCATGGAGTCGATCGAGGCCGTTCTGGACCTCGACAAGCTGAGGGCAGATATCGCCGTGCTCGAGGAGCAGGCGGCCGCGCCGTCCCTGTGGGACGACCCGGACGAGGCGCAGAAGATCACCAGCAAGCTCTCCCACCTCCAGGCCGAGGTCAGGAAGACGGAAGCGCTGCGCGGGCGGATCGACGATCTCGCCGTGCTCTTCGAGATGGCCGAGGAGGAGGACGACCCGGACACCCGTGCCGAGGCCGAGTCCGAGCTCGCCTCCGTCAAGAAGGCGCTGGACGAGATGGAGGTCCGCACCCTGCTCAGCGGGGAGTACGACTCCCGCGAGGCGCTGGTGAACATCCGCGCCGAGGCCGGTGGCGTCGACGCCGCCGACTTCGCCGAGCAGCTCCAGCGCATGTACCTGCGCTGGGCGGAGCGCCACGGCTACAAGACGGAGCTCATCGAGACCTCGTACGCCGAAGAGGCCGGCATCAAGTCGACCACCTTCTCCGTCCAGGTGCCGTACGCCTACGGCACGCTCTCCGTCGAGCAGGGCACCCACCGGCTCGTCCGGATCTCGCCCTTCGACAACCAGGGCCGCCGCCAGACCTCCTTCGCGGGTGTCGAGGTGCTCCCGGTCGTCGAGCAGACCGACCACATCGACATCGACGAGTCCGAGCTGCGCGTCGACGTCTACCGTTCCTCCGGCCCCGGCGGCCAGGGCGTCAACACCACGGACTCCGCGGTCCGGCTGACGCACATCCCCACCGGCATCGTCGTCTCCTGCCAGAACGAGCGGTCGCAGATCCAGAACAAGGCCACCGCCATGAACGTCCTCCAGGCCAAGCTCCTCGAGCGGCGCCGCCAGGAGGAGCAGGCCAAGATGGACGCGCTCAAGGGCGACGGCGGCAACTCCTGGGGCAACCAGATGCGTTCGTACGTCCTGCACCCGTACCAGATGGTCAAGGACCTGCGGACCGAGTTCGAGGTCGGCAACCCGCAGTCCGTGCTCGACGGTGAGATCGACGGTTTCCTCGAGGCCGGAATTCGCTGGCGCAAGCAGCAGGAGAAGTAAGCGAAGCGTTTTGTCGACAAGGCAACTGCCGCCGTCCGGGCGGCAGTTGCCTTTTCTGTTCCCCGATGTCTGGGTTTTACATCACACTCACAGCTTCCAACCACCGGCAAAGAACCCGTATTTGGACATCGCGTACGCAACGGCCTTGACGTTGCTTTGAAAAATGGGAAGGGTGAAGCGCGGCATGCGTATCTCCGGGGCGCATGTGAACCGGGGGGCGTGAGTTCAGCTACCACCCCCGTCGATCACCGCCCCGAGCGCCGCCTCACTGACGATGAGCTACTGGGGGTAGCAACCACATGACCAAGAAGACGCGGATCCGTGTCGCCCGGCTCGCCGCCGGTGCCGTGATCGCGGCCGGTGCTTCGCTCACGGCCGCCGGTGTCGCCGCTGCCGACGAGGGGGACGACTGCGGCCTCCTCGGTATTTGCGTCACGCCGACGCCGAGCGAGCCGGACCCCGAGCCGACGCCCACCGAGCCGGAGCCGACCGAGCCGACCGTCATCCCGACGGACGACCCGGAGCCGACCGACCCGCCGGAGCCCACCGACGAGCCGACCGAGCCCACCGAGGACCCGGAGCCCACCACCGAGCCGACCGACGATGACGGCAACGGCAACGGCAACGGAAATGGCAACGGAAACGGCAACGGGAACGGCAACAACACCAACCCCGACGGCGGCTCCGGCAACTCCGCCCAGCAGCAGGGTTCCTCTTCCCTGACCGACACCGGTGACGACACCGGCTCCGACACCTCCGCCCAGGGCAGCGGTGAGGAGCTCGCCGAGACCGGTGCCGAGCAGACCACCTTCCTGATCATCGGTGCCGCGACGATGATCGCCGGCGGCATCGGCTTCCGGGTGCTTCCGCGCCTGGCCGGTGGCCGTGGCGGTGCGGCTGCCTGACGGTAGCCGACCGCGCACAGCGCGTATGACGAAGGGCCCGGAGTGACATTTCACTCCGGGCCCTTCGTATGCCTACGGCTCGGGCGGCCGCCTTACGCGGTCTGGTGCGCGAGCAGCGCCACCGCCGCGATCAGCACCGCCAGCAGTGCGATCAGCGTCATCGGGGTCAGGTTCGCGAGCGGATTCCCCTGCTGGAGCCGTTCGCGGTTCGCCCGGCAGACCGGGCAGCGGCCCTCGTTCACGGGCGCCGCGCAGTTCGCGCACACCAGCCGGTCGTACGTCATGCGCCTCGCCCTTCTTGTGAGTGGTTCCACGGGGAGAACGCCTCGGGGGAGGAGAACGTTCCCTTATCTACTGTGCCAGGTTCTCCTGAGTGCTGCCTGGGCGCTCCCGGATGTGCGGACACAGCGCCCCGCGGGCGGGAACAAAACCGTACATCCCCAGCGCAACCCCGACCGGTGCCTGCGCTGCCGCACCCGACTCGCGTATGGTCACGCTCATCTACCCCCGGCGACCCGTGGTGCATCCGTGATCCGATTCGACAACGTATCCAAGGTCTACCCCAAGCAGACCCGCCCCGCACTCAGGGATGTGTCCCTGGAAGTGGAGAAGGGCGAGTTCGTGTTCCTGGTGGGGTCCTCCGGCTCCGGAAAGTCCACCTTCCTGCGGCTGATCCTCCGCGAGGAGCGGTGCAGCCACGGGCAGGTGCACGTCCTGGGCAAGGACCTCGCGCGCGTCTCCAACTGGAAGGTGCCGCAGATCCGGCGCCAGCTGGGGACGGTGTTCCAGGACTTCCGGCTGCTGCCGAACAAGACCGTGGCCGAGAACGTGGCCTTCGCCCAGGAGGTCATCGGCAAGTCGCGCGGTGAGATCCGCAAGTCCGTGCCCCAGGTGCTCGACCTCGTCGGCCTCGGCGGCAAGGACGACCGGATGCCGGGCGAGCTGTCCGGTGGTGAGCAGCAGCGCGTCGCCATCGCGCGGGCCTTCGTGAACCGGCCCAAGCTGCTCATCTGTGACGAGCCCACCGGCAACCTCGACCCGCAGACCTCCGTCGGCATCATGAAGCTGCTGGACCGGATCAACCGGACCGGCACGACCGTGGTGATGGCGACGCACGACCAGAACATCGTGGACCAGATGCGCAAGCGCGTCATCGAGCTGGAGAAGGGCCGCCTCGTCCGCGACCAGGCCCGCGGCGTCTACGGCTACCAGCACTGAGACCGCAGCGAGTTCCACGGAAAGGCTTGAAGCAGACGCCATGCGCGCCCAGTTCGTACTGTCCGAGATCGGTGTCGGTCTCCGCCGCAATCTGACGATGACCTTCGCCGTCATCGTCTCCGTCGCCCTGTCGCTGGCCCTGTTCGGCGGGTCGCTCCTGATGAGCGACCAGGTCAGCACCATGAAGGGCTACTGGTACGACAAGGTCAACGTCTCGATCTTCCTCTGCAACAAGAGCGACGCCGAGTCGGACCCCAACTGCGCCAAGGGCGCGGTGACCAAGGAGCAGAAGGAAGAGATCGAGGCCGACCTGGACAAGCTGTCCGTGGTCGAGAGTGTCACCCGCGAGGACCAGAACGAGGCGTACAAGCACTACAAGGAGCAGTTCGGCGACTCCCCGCTGGCCAGCTCCCTCACGCCGGACCAGATGCAGGAGTCGTACCGGATCAAGCTCACCGACCCGGAGAAGTACCAGGTCATCGCGACCGCCTTCGACGGGCGGGACGGGGTGCAGTCGGTGCAGGACCAGAAGGGCATCCTGGACAACCTCTTCGAGCTGCTGAACGGCATGAACTGGGCCGCGCGCGCGGTCATGGCGCTCATGCTGGTGGTCGCGCTGATGCTGATCGTCAACACCGTGCGGGTGTCCGCGTTCAGCCGGCGGCGCGAGACCGGGATCATGCGCCTGGTCGGCGCCTCGGGTTTCTACATCCAGGCGCCGTTCATCATGGAGGCCGCGGTCGCCGGGCTGATCGGCGGGGCGGTCGCGTGCGGGTTCCTGGTGGTCGCGCGGTACTTCATCATCGATCACGGACTCGCCCTGTCGGAGAAGCTGAACCTGATCAACTTCATCGGCTGGGACGCGGTGTTGAAGTATCTGCCGCTCATCCTGGTGACGAGTTTCCTGATGCCCGCGTTGGCAGCGTTCTTCGCGCTGCGCAAGTACCTGAAGGTGTGACGCTCGCCAAGAGGGGCCGTACGGTCAACGGACCGTACGGCCCCTTGCGTTGTCCTAGACTCACCGGCATGTCAGGTCGTGACCTGTTCTGTCAGCCCCGCCGCTTCGGCCGCGGGGCCGCTCTGACATTGGTGTTCGCGAGCGTGCTCGTCGCCGGTGCGGCCACCGGATCGCTGCCCGGACCCGAGCGGAAGTCGGCGCCCGGCCCGGCCCGTTCGACCACCGCCGCCCGCCATGAGCAGGTCGCGGAGGCGGCCGCCGAGGCGATGGCCGACGGCAAGTCCCCCATGGAGGCCGCCGAGCGCGCCGTCAGCCGCAGCGGGGACCGCTGGGGCGCCGTCTACTCCGAGGGCGAGTACGAGGAGTTCGAGGAGGCCCTGGACGGCCGGTACACGGGCGTCGGGCTGTGGGCGCGACGCGAGCGGGACGGCCGTATCGAGGTGACCAGGGTCCGTGCGGGGTCGCCCGCGGCCGGGGCCGGAATCCGGGCCGGGGACCGGCTGCGCAGTGTCGACGGTGAGCGGGTGGACGGCCGGCCGGTCACCGAGGTCGTCTCCTTACTGCGCGGTGACGCCACCGACGCGGCCGCCGGTACGGCGGTCAGGCTCGGCCTGGAACGCGGCACGCGCGCGTGGAGCGTCACCGTGCGCCGCGCGGAGCTGTCCACGGACTCCGTCACCGCCCGCGAGGTGACCGGCGGGGTCACCGTGGTCCGCGTCGACTCCTTCACCAAGGGCTCCGGCGCCGCGGTACGCACCGCCGTACGGCAGGCCCCGGCCGCCAACGGGATCGTCCTCGACCTGCGCGGCAACTCCGGCGGACTGGTCACCGAGGCCGTCACCGCCGCCTCCGCCTTCCTCGACGGCGGCCTGGTCGCCACCTACGACGTCGACGGCGACCAGCGCGCCCTGCATGCCGAGCCCGGCGGCGACACCGCCAGACCCCTGGTCGCGCTCGTCGACGGCGGCACGATGAGCGCGGCCGAACTGGTCACCGGGGCCCTTCAGGACCGCGGCCGGGCGGTCGTGGTGGGTTCCCGCACTTTCGGCAAGGGCTCGGTCCAGATGCCGAGCCGGCTGCCCGACGGCTCCGTCGCCGAGCTGACGGTCGGGCACTACCGCACCCCGTCGGGACGCGGCGTCGACGGCCGGGGCATCACGCCGGACCTGGACGCCGACGCCGAGGCGATGGAGCGGGCCGAGACGGTGCTCAGCGGACTGGGCCCGCAGTAACCCGTCCCGTCGGCGACCGTTGACCCGCTCGGCGACCGCTCGCGAAATCGGCTTCCCGCCGACCCCCTCCGTAGTGCGAAAATGGACGGCACTATGAGCAAGGGAATGTACGTACCCAAGGAGAACCAGCCCAAGAAGGGCGGGGCTGCCGCCCAGGGCAAGGACGGCGAGAAGGGCGGCAAGCGCAAGATCGTCGCGCAGAACAAGAAGGCGCGCCACGACTACGCGATCATCGACACCTTCGAGGCCGGCCTCGTCCTCATGGGGACCGAGGTCAAGTCGCTGCGCGAGGGCCGGACGTCGCTGACCGACGGCTTCGTCCAGATCGACCGGGGTGAGGCGTGGCTGCACAACGCCCACATCCCCGAGTATCACCAGGGCAGCTGGACCAACCACTCCGCGCGCCGCAAGCGCAAGCTCCTGCTGCACCGCGAGGAGATCGACAAGCTGGAGGCCAAGTCCCAGGAGACGGGTCACACGATCGTGCCGCTCGCCCTGTACTTCAAGGACGGCCGGGCGAAGGCCGAGATCGCCCTCGCGCGAGGCAAGAAGGAGTACGACAAGCGGCAGACCCTGCGGGAGAAGCAGGACCGGCGGGAGTCGGACCGGGCCATCGCGGCGGCGAAGCGCAGGCAGCGGGCGGGTTGACGCCGGGAATACGGTGGCATGCGCGTGCGTTGGTCACGTACGATGGCAATGCACCTCCCAGAGGGTGCGAGCCCCCTCGTCAGAGGGTTTGAAAAATCAACATGGGGATGATCGGTTTCGACAGCGGTTGTCGAAGCAGGGGAAGCGTGTCGAGGAAGCGGCCATGATCTCGTTAACCACAGGCCGAAACAAATAATCGCCAACACCAAGCGCGATTCCTTCGCCCTCGCTGCCTAAGTAGCGACTTGCGAAGTGTCAGCCCGGGGCTGTTCCCGACCCGGATCCTGGCATCAGCTAGGGAACTAAACCTTGATCCCGGTCACGGGGTGAAGAGGGAAATCAAACAGTGACTGAGCCCGTTCCGGACTTGTCCAGGTGATCCGGAGGGCTGAGAAACTCGTACTGGACTGCACACGGAGAAGCCCTGATTCCGCACCGTTGGACGCGGGTTCGATTCCCGCCATCTCCACTTGTCCCTCCGGGGACGACCCCATGTGGGCAGAGGCCCCGTCGCAGCAGCGGCGGGGCCTTTGTCATGTCCCCGGGGCGGGTGTGATGGAGTAGGCCGCATGCGTGCTGGCTTTCGTGGGGTTCCGGCTGTGCTGGCCG from Streptomyces davaonensis JCM 4913 encodes the following:
- the smpB gene encoding SsrA-binding protein SmpB, whose amino-acid sequence is MYVPKENQPKKGGAAAQGKDGEKGGKRKIVAQNKKARHDYAIIDTFEAGLVLMGTEVKSLREGRTSLTDGFVQIDRGEAWLHNAHIPEYHQGSWTNHSARRKRKLLLHREEIDKLEAKSQETGHTIVPLALYFKDGRAKAEIALARGKKEYDKRQTLREKQDRRESDRAIAAAKRRQRAG